A genome region from Deltaproteobacteria bacterium includes the following:
- a CDS encoding ATP-dependent helicase produces MEKKAAGGATAVRLDGAQREAVECPAARLLVAAGPGSGKTAVLAARCARLAARGDGGGILALTFTNRAALEMRRRVGAVLDELGKERRPAGQCRVTTFHAFALEVVKAEGLASRLLGRQAQLALLSELGAETPAAALERISAAKGRRGRSAPPLPPLSGGDDDPLLRAYEKARRALDAVDLDDLVPAAVDLFASRPEVLAAYRARFRHVMVDEFQDIDPLQAALLELLAGPENTLFAIGDPDQAIYGFRGANLEGFLDFENRHDGARVLTLDANYRSSASIVGASASLIRHNRVRLERELRAVREPGEPVRAVECADERAEARFIAGEIERLMGGLASLTTGRAEQSGG; encoded by the coding sequence ATGGAGAAGAAGGCGGCAGGCGGTGCGACGGCGGTGAGGCTTGACGGGGCACAGCGCGAGGCCGTGGAGTGCCCTGCGGCGAGGCTTCTCGTCGCCGCCGGACCGGGGAGCGGAAAGACGGCCGTGCTTGCGGCCCGCTGCGCCCGCCTGGCGGCCCGGGGGGACGGCGGGGGCATACTGGCCCTCACCTTCACGAACAGGGCGGCCCTCGAGATGCGACGGCGCGTGGGCGCCGTTCTCGATGAACTCGGCAAAGAGCGACGGCCGGCCGGGCAGTGCCGGGTCACGACCTTCCACGCCTTTGCGCTGGAGGTGGTAAAGGCCGAGGGGCTCGCCTCGAGACTTCTCGGCAGGCAGGCCCAGCTCGCCCTCCTCTCGGAGCTCGGCGCAGAAACCCCGGCCGCGGCCCTCGAACGCATCTCGGCCGCAAAGGGGCGAAGGGGAAGGAGCGCGCCCCCCCTGCCCCCCCTCTCCGGCGGAGACGACGACCCCCTGCTCCGCGCCTACGAGAAGGCCCGCAGAGCTCTCGACGCCGTGGACCTCGACGACCTCGTGCCGGCGGCGGTGGATCTCTTCGCCTCGCGCCCCGAAGTGCTCGCGGCCTACCGCGCCCGTTTCAGGCACGTCATGGTCGACGAGTTCCAGGACATAGACCCATTGCAGGCGGCGCTGCTCGAGCTCCTCGCAGGCCCGGAGAACACGCTTTTTGCCATCGGGGACCCGGACCAGGCGATCTACGGCTTCAGGGGCGCCAATCTCGAAGGGTTCCTCGACTTCGAGAACCGCCACGACGGCGCCCGTGTGCTGACGCTCGACGCCAACTACCGCTCCTCGGCGTCCATCGTGGGCGCCTCGGCCTCGCTCATCCGGCACAACAGGGTTAGGCTTGAGCGTGAGCTCCGGGCTGTCCGGGAGCCCGGCGAGCCGGTGCGCGCGGTCGAGTGCGCCGACGAGAGGGCCGAGGCCCGCTTCATAGCCGGGGAGATCGAGCGGCTCATGGGCGGGCTTGCAAGCCTCACCACAGGCCGCGCAGAGCAGAGCGGCGGG
- a CDS encoding cation transporter, whose product MRPSAFRATVVNMAGNTLLFALKLAAGLLSGSIALLSDAFNSLTDMVSSAAVFICVRISEKEADEGHPFGHSRAEPIAGIVVAVLAGILGFEVIKASVQRLVSDGEVRAGPFAFAALAVTMAVKGAMAWYFRSVGRRTGSPAITASAADSLCDVWVSAAALTGIIGVRAGYPLLDPLAGLVISGWIIYTGYSIGMENIDYLMGKSPPRGMLEAIEHEARSVDGVRDVGDVKAHYVGNFIHVEIPVKVDKDLSTLDSHEIGKRVEEAVDRIEAIEKAFIHIDPV is encoded by the coding sequence ATGAGACCTTCCGCCTTCAGGGCCACCGTCGTCAATATGGCGGGCAACACCCTTCTCTTCGCCCTCAAGCTCGCGGCAGGCCTCCTATCGGGCAGCATAGCGCTGCTCTCCGACGCCTTCAACTCCCTGACCGACATGGTTTCGTCGGCGGCGGTCTTCATATGCGTGAGGATATCGGAGAAGGAGGCCGACGAGGGCCATCCCTTCGGCCACTCGCGGGCCGAGCCCATAGCGGGCATAGTCGTAGCCGTGCTTGCCGGCATCCTGGGCTTCGAGGTCATAAAGGCGTCGGTCCAGAGACTCGTCTCCGACGGGGAGGTGAGGGCCGGGCCCTTCGCCTTCGCCGCCCTTGCCGTCACCATGGCCGTGAAGGGGGCCATGGCCTGGTACTTCCGCAGCGTGGGCAGGCGCACGGGCAGCCCGGCCATAACGGCCAGCGCCGCCGACTCGCTCTGCGACGTATGGGTCTCGGCCGCCGCGCTCACGGGCATAATCGGGGTGCGGGCCGGGTACCCGCTGCTCGATCCGCTGGCGGGGCTCGTCATAAGCGGCTGGATAATCTATACGGGCTACAGCATTGGGATGGAGAACATCGACTACCTCATGGGCAAGTCCCCGCCCAGGGGGATGCTCGAGGCCATAGAGCACGAGGCCCGCTCAGTCGACGGCGTGCGCGACGTGGGAGACGTGAAGGCCCATTACGTGGGCAACTTCATCCACGTGGAGATACCGGTCAAGGTCGACAAGGACCTCTCCACCCTCGATTCCCACGAGATAGGCAAGAGGGTGGAAGAGGCCGTAGACCGCATAGAGGCCATAGAAAAGGCCTTCATCCACATCGATCCGGTCTGA
- a CDS encoding YegS/Rv2252/BmrU family lipid kinase, giving the protein MKIRFIVNPMAGGGNKTAEITEVVREVFADEHGLFDIKATKKPGDAYRYAKDAVERGFGTVYACGGDGTVNEVASALTGSAAALGIVATGRGNGLADALGLPRDPAAAMRLALKGATRKVDAGTIEGRYFFSSVSFAFEAFLDRRAGAEGRRGAASCMPLALWWFLAYRPARVAIRWKENRLRATPFVLTVANTERLGGGTRAAPGARPDDGLLDLCLLPQAGLRETARSIALLYGGSIEEARGFRRIRAASLEIERDRPGPIHIDGEPVDCADRVRIETAPRALNVLAAEPGAPCAAPDGGHNESR; this is encoded by the coding sequence TTGAAGATACGCTTTATCGTCAACCCCATGGCGGGAGGGGGAAATAAAACCGCCGAGATAACCGAAGTAGTAAGGGAGGTCTTCGCCGACGAGCACGGCCTCTTCGACATAAAGGCCACGAAGAAGCCCGGCGACGCCTACCGGTACGCAAAGGACGCGGTCGAGAGGGGGTTCGGGACGGTCTACGCCTGCGGCGGCGACGGAACGGTCAACGAGGTCGCTTCCGCGCTGACGGGATCGGCAGCCGCGCTCGGCATCGTCGCCACCGGCAGGGGCAACGGCCTCGCCGACGCCCTCGGACTGCCCCGGGACCCGGCGGCGGCCATGCGTCTGGCCCTGAAGGGGGCGACACGGAAGGTGGACGCCGGCACGATAGAGGGCCGCTACTTCTTCTCGTCGGTATCCTTCGCCTTCGAGGCATTCCTGGACCGCCGCGCCGGCGCGGAAGGCCGGCGCGGCGCCGCCTCGTGCATGCCGCTTGCGCTCTGGTGGTTCCTCGCCTACAGGCCCGCCCGCGTGGCGATCAGGTGGAAGGAGAACAGGCTGCGCGCCACACCCTTCGTCCTCACCGTGGCCAACACCGAGCGCCTGGGCGGCGGCACAAGGGCGGCGCCCGGCGCAAGGCCCGACGACGGGCTGCTCGACCTCTGCCTCCTCCCCCAGGCCGGCCTCAGGGAGACGGCCCGCTCCATAGCGCTCCTGTACGGCGGGAGCATCGAAGAGGCCAGGGGCTTCCGGCGCATCCGGGCGGCGAGCCTCGAGATAGAGAGAGACAGGCCCGGTCCGATACACATCGACGGCGAACCCGTCGACTGCGCCGACAGGGTGAGGATAGAGACGGCACCGCGAGCGCTCAATGTCCTGGCGGCTGAACCGGGCGCCCCGTGCGCGGCGCCCGACGGTGGACACAATGAATCCCGTTGA
- a CDS encoding YbhB/YbcL family Raf kinase inhibitor-like protein, which yields MAFSIESSAFDDGGQIPAVHTCEGADRSPELGWEDAPAGTRSFALIVEDPDAPGGTFIHWVLYDLPAASKGLAAGLAKEPTLPGGARQGMTGFGRIGYRGPCPPPGDGYHRYFFRLMALDVESLGLAPGASAKAVEEAARGHVIGEATLVGRYRRF from the coding sequence ATGGCCTTCAGTATAGAAAGCAGCGCCTTCGACGACGGCGGCCAGATACCGGCGGTCCATACGTGCGAAGGCGCCGACAGGTCGCCTGAACTGGGCTGGGAGGACGCGCCCGCCGGGACCCGGAGTTTCGCACTCATCGTCGAGGACCCGGACGCTCCGGGCGGCACCTTCATCCACTGGGTTCTCTACGACCTGCCGGCTGCGAGCAAGGGGCTGGCTGCGGGGCTTGCAAAGGAGCCGACACTTCCTGGCGGTGCCCGCCAGGGTATGACCGGTTTCGGTCGTATCGGCTACCGGGGGCCCTGTCCCCCGCCGGGCGACGGCTACCACCGGTACTTCTTCAGGCTCATGGCCCTCGACGTGGAGAGCCTGGGGCTTGCCCCCGGGGCGTCGGCTAAAGCGGTGGAAGAGGCCGCAAGGGGTCACGTCATCGGCGAGGCTACGCTCGTGGGCAGGTACAGGCGTTTTTAG
- the deoC gene encoding deoxyribose-phosphate aldolase — MRADELARKTDLALLSPLLTGRELVRRVELAVNHPFASICVAPCHVRLLAHMLRGRSTAAATVAGFPLGYTTTAAKVAEAGEALTAGAAEIDAVMNLALFKSGRRDLVEAEIKALRRVTAGAVLKVIIETSYLDDAEKEEAADLVIYGGADFVKTSTGFAGGGATERDVRLLSYRAAGRIGVKASAGIDTAEKALAMLRAGATRIGTSRGVEIVEELRDAAGPIEKAPITRGGTRVPVP; from the coding sequence ATGAGAGCCGACGAACTGGCGAGAAAGACGGACCTTGCGCTTCTGAGCCCGCTGCTCACCGGCCGGGAGCTCGTGCGGCGGGTGGAGCTTGCCGTCAACCACCCCTTCGCCTCCATATGCGTAGCGCCCTGCCACGTGAGGCTCCTTGCCCACATGCTCAGGGGCCGCTCCACGGCGGCGGCCACGGTCGCGGGCTTCCCCCTCGGCTACACGACGACGGCGGCCAAGGTGGCGGAGGCGGGCGAGGCCCTCACAGCCGGGGCGGCCGAGATCGACGCCGTCATGAACCTCGCGCTCTTCAAGTCGGGCCGCAGGGACCTCGTGGAGGCCGAGATAAAGGCGTTGCGAAGGGTCACGGCCGGGGCGGTGCTCAAGGTCATAATCGAGACCTCATACCTCGACGACGCCGAGAAGGAGGAGGCCGCCGACCTCGTCATCTACGGCGGCGCCGATTTCGTCAAGACCTCGACGGGCTTTGCCGGCGGCGGGGCCACCGAGCGGGACGTTAGGCTGCTCAGCTACAGGGCGGCGGGACGGATCGGCGTAAAGGCGTCGGCCGGCATAGACACCGCCGAAAAGGCCCTCGCCATGCTTCGCGCCGGAGCGACGAGGATCGGCACGAGCCGGGGCGTGGAGATAGTGGAGGAGCTCAGGGACGCGGCCGGCCCGATTGAGAAAGCTCCGATCACCAGGGGTGGTACGCGGGTCCCGGTCCCTTAA
- a CDS encoding outer membrane lipoprotein-sorting protein — MIRQSMTIAAVLVSLCSLGPLPSWAETPQEKGLAIAVEADRRDSGFGDFTAEMRMILRNRHGQESVRLLSVRTLEVEGDGDKSLIVFQSPRDVKGTALLSFSHKSGPDDQWLYLPALKRVKRISSANKSGSFMGSEFAYEDIASQEVEKYTYRYVGDDSYEGVDCFVIERYPVDPDSGYTRQVVWLDKDEYRVRKIDYYDRKKALLKTLTFKGYRLYIDRYWRADEMYMVNHQTGKSTRLLWSGYRFRTGLGPGDFTRNSLRRAR, encoded by the coding sequence ATGATACGCCAGTCGATGACGATTGCAGCCGTCCTTGTCTCCCTGTGCTCTCTCGGCCCCCTCCCCTCTTGGGCCGAGACGCCGCAGGAGAAGGGCCTCGCCATAGCCGTCGAGGCCGACCGCCGCGACAGCGGCTTCGGAGACTTCACGGCCGAGATGCGCATGATACTGCGCAACCGCCACGGCCAGGAGAGCGTCCGGCTACTCTCGGTGCGGACCCTCGAGGTCGAGGGCGACGGCGACAAGAGCCTCATAGTCTTCCAGAGCCCCCGGGACGTGAAGGGCACGGCCCTTCTCTCCTTCAGCCACAAGAGCGGCCCCGACGACCAGTGGCTCTACCTGCCGGCCCTGAAGCGTGTAAAACGCATAAGCTCGGCCAACAAGTCCGGCTCCTTCATGGGGAGCGAGTTCGCCTACGAGGACATCGCAAGCCAGGAGGTCGAGAAGTATACCTACCGCTACGTGGGCGACGACTCGTACGAAGGGGTCGACTGCTTCGTCATAGAGCGCTATCCGGTGGACCCCGACTCGGGCTACACCCGCCAGGTCGTATGGCTCGACAAGGACGAGTACAGGGTGAGGAAGATCGACTACTACGACAGGAAGAAGGCGCTGCTCAAGACCCTCACCTTCAAGGGCTACAGACTCTACATCGACAGGTACTGGCGGGCCGACGAGATGTACATGGTCAACCACCAGACCGGCAAGAGCACGAGGCTTCTCTGGAGCGGGTACCGCTTCCGCACGGGACTGGGTCCAGGGGACTTCACCAGGAACAGCCTCAGGAGGGCGCGCTGA
- a CDS encoding RND family transporter, with protein sequence MEKGLARWVLEYRWLVIAATLVAAAVSASGARYLWFSTDYRYFFSKENPQLLAFEALQNTYAKNDNVLFALAPRDGDVFTRRTLAAVEELTKAAWQTPHSLRVDSITNFQYTSADGDDLLVRDLVKDAASLDDGRIEEIRKVALSEPLLVNRLVSRRGHVTGVNVTINLPGRDSDEVPAVAAFSRELAAKMREKYPDIDIYLSGIVMMNNAFSEAAVGDQKSLVPVMFLVIVAVTALLLRSWAATVGTVLVIVLSPVTAMGLAGWLGIPLTGPSSSAPTIIITLAVADCIHILITMAHEMERGLKKSEALVESLRINLKPVFLTSLTTAIGFLSMNWSDAQPFRDLGNIAAMGVTAAFLYSVLFMPAVVSLLPVRVHARAAVDRPVVMERFGDFVVRNRRPLFYGTLAVMVLLMSGIARITFDDRFVEYFDERYSFRTDTDFIAENLTGIYLIEYSLDSGESGGVSEPAFLQKVSDFADWYRRQPRVMNVNTITDTLKRLNRNMHGDDPAFYRLPEERELAAQYLLLYEMSLPYGLDLNNQINVDKSSTRFTVTLENLSTKELLGLEERAQQWLADNAPRMRTLGAGPSIMFSHIAERNIKSMLTGTAAALVLISAILVVALRSLRIGLVSLVPNLSPPLMAFGLWGLLFSEVGLALSVVTAMCLGIVVDDTVHFLSKYLRARRELGLDAAEAVRYSFRTVGTALWVTSAILVAGFLVLTRSGFTINADMGLLSAVALVLALAADFLFLPPLLMKIEEGR encoded by the coding sequence ATGGAAAAGGGACTGGCCCGCTGGGTCCTTGAATACCGATGGCTCGTCATTGCGGCCACGCTCGTCGCTGCGGCGGTGAGCGCAAGCGGCGCAAGGTATCTGTGGTTCTCCACCGATTACCGCTACTTCTTCAGCAAGGAGAACCCCCAGCTCCTGGCCTTCGAGGCCCTGCAGAACACCTACGCCAAGAACGACAACGTCCTCTTCGCCCTTGCCCCCAGGGACGGAGACGTCTTCACGCGCCGCACCCTCGCCGCCGTCGAGGAGCTCACAAAGGCCGCCTGGCAGACGCCCCACTCGCTTCGCGTCGACTCCATCACCAACTTCCAGTACACCAGCGCCGACGGCGACGACCTCTTGGTGCGCGACCTCGTAAAGGACGCCGCCTCCCTTGACGACGGGCGGATCGAAGAGATAAGAAAGGTGGCCCTGAGCGAGCCGCTGCTCGTCAACCGCCTCGTCTCCCGGCGCGGCCACGTGACGGGCGTCAACGTGACCATCAACCTCCCCGGCCGCGACAGCGACGAGGTGCCGGCCGTGGCCGCCTTCTCGCGGGAGCTGGCCGCGAAGATGCGCGAGAAGTACCCGGACATCGACATCTACCTCTCGGGCATCGTCATGATGAACAACGCCTTCTCCGAGGCCGCCGTCGGCGACCAGAAGTCCCTCGTGCCCGTCATGTTCCTGGTGATAGTGGCCGTCACCGCCCTTCTGCTCCGCTCGTGGGCCGCAACCGTCGGCACGGTGCTCGTCATAGTCCTCTCTCCGGTCACGGCCATGGGGCTTGCCGGCTGGCTCGGCATACCGCTCACCGGCCCATCGTCGAGCGCCCCCACCATCATCATCACCCTGGCCGTGGCCGACTGCATCCACATACTCATCACCATGGCCCACGAGATGGAGCGGGGACTGAAAAAGTCAGAGGCCCTCGTCGAGTCGCTGCGCATAAACCTAAAGCCCGTCTTCCTCACGAGCCTCACCACCGCCATCGGCTTCCTGAGCATGAACTGGAGCGACGCCCAGCCCTTCCGCGACCTCGGCAACATCGCGGCCATGGGCGTGACGGCCGCCTTCCTCTACTCGGTCCTCTTCATGCCGGCCGTCGTCTCTTTGCTGCCCGTGAGGGTCCATGCCCGCGCCGCCGTGGACAGACCCGTCGTCATGGAGCGCTTCGGCGACTTCGTCGTGCGCAACCGCCGCCCCCTCTTCTACGGCACCTTGGCCGTCATGGTGCTTCTAATGAGCGGCATTGCGCGCATCACCTTCGACGACCGCTTCGTCGAGTACTTCGACGAGCGCTACAGCTTCCGCACCGACACGGACTTCATAGCCGAGAACCTCACGGGCATCTATCTCATAGAGTACTCGCTCGACTCGGGCGAGAGCGGCGGGGTGAGCGAGCCCGCCTTTCTGCAAAAGGTGTCGGACTTCGCCGACTGGTACCGCAGGCAGCCCCGCGTCATGAACGTCAACACCATTACCGACACGCTCAAGAGGCTCAACAGGAATATGCACGGCGACGACCCGGCCTTCTACAGACTGCCCGAAGAGCGGGAGCTGGCGGCCCAGTACCTGCTCCTCTACGAGATGTCGCTGCCCTACGGTCTCGACCTCAACAACCAGATAAACGTGGACAAGAGCTCCACCCGCTTTACCGTAACCCTCGAGAACCTGAGCACGAAGGAGCTCCTGGGGCTCGAGGAGAGGGCCCAGCAGTGGCTCGCGGACAACGCCCCCCGGATGCGGACCCTCGGGGCCGGACCGTCCATAATGTTCTCCCACATAGCCGAGCGCAACATAAAGAGCATGCTCACGGGGACGGCCGCCGCCCTGGTGCTCATATCGGCCATACTCGTCGTCGCGCTGCGCAGCCTCAGGATCGGGCTCGTGAGCCTCGTGCCCAACCTCTCTCCGCCGCTCATGGCCTTCGGCCTCTGGGGGCTGCTCTTCTCCGAGGTGGGGCTCGCCCTCTCGGTCGTGACGGCCATGTGTCTCGGCATAGTCGTCGACGACACGGTCCACTTCCTCTCAAAGTACCTGAGGGCGAGAAGGGAGCTCGGGCTCGACGCAGCCGAGGCTGTGAGGTACTCGTTCAGGACCGTGGGCACGGCCCTCTGGGTCACCTCGGCGATACTGGTGGCGGGATTCCTCGTTCTCACCAGGTCGGGCTTTACGATCAACGCCGACATGGGCCTTCTCTCGGCCGTGGCCCTGGTGCTCGCCCTGGCGGCCGACTTCCTATTCCTGCCGCCGCTTCTCATGAAAATAGAGGAGGGAAGATAA
- a CDS encoding TetR/AcrR family transcriptional regulator — MAEREDGKREAILEAARSLVFHYGYRKTTMQDIARRAGVAVGTIYAFFSGKEDIALACAEKSKLAVVERMRRASAGDAPAPEKLRRMVLERNLAYHDIFKDTPHGMEIVTAVLPRKEELIKKFETMEREIVAAVIREGNAAGVFDVSEPEEAAETFLTAFYRFTPPMSIGLTAEEIRAGTARMVEMLLPSLLARPGGSGKP; from the coding sequence ATGGCTGAGCGTGAAGACGGCAAGAGGGAGGCCATACTCGAGGCGGCGCGAAGTCTCGTCTTCCATTACGGTTACAGGAAGACGACGATGCAGGACATAGCCCGCCGCGCCGGCGTGGCGGTGGGGACGATCTACGCCTTTTTCAGCGGCAAGGAGGACATAGCGCTCGCCTGCGCCGAGAAGTCCAAGCTCGCCGTCGTGGAGCGCATGCGCCGCGCCTCGGCCGGCGACGCGCCGGCGCCGGAGAAGCTGCGGCGCATGGTCCTCGAGCGCAACCTCGCCTACCACGACATCTTCAAGGACACGCCCCACGGCATGGAGATCGTCACCGCCGTCCTCCCCAGAAAAGAAGAGCTCATAAAGAAGTTCGAGACCATGGAGAGGGAGATCGTCGCCGCCGTCATAAGGGAAGGCAACGCCGCCGGCGTCTTCGACGTGAGCGAACCGGAAGAGGCGGCCGAGACATTTCTCACCGCCTTCTACCGCTTCACCCCTCCCATGTCCATCGGCCTCACCGCAGAGGAGATACGCGCCGGCACGGCGCGCATGGTCGAGATGCTCCTGCCAAGCCTGCTCGCCCGGCCGGGCGGGAGCGGAAAGCCCTGA
- the ftsZ gene encoding cell division protein FtsZ yields MIEGFNRGARLKVVGVGGCGGNAVNTMIDAGLTGVEFVAANTDSQALAKSEAPVKLQLGASLTKGLGAGANPDIGRNAALESKEQIMEAVDGADMVFITAGMGGGTGTGGAPVVADAARETGALVVAVVTRPFAFEGTRKMRQAEEGLKRLGDVVDTIITIPNQRLLSVAGKKTSFTEAFKLADQVLLHAVRGISDVINIHGLVNVDFADVRTIMSEMGQAIMGIGTASGENKAQEAARRAISSPLLEDISINGARGVLINITGSAEMSIHDIHEASTLIHDEAHDDAQIIFGAVIDESLGEEIRVTVIATGFGRNQQEGLLRDKFPQALVIGDADTPGPKPKKAVVADRKVVEPLAGGVRPARRVARSVTSGALPADMDQAQLEEYLDTPTFIRKGAD; encoded by the coding sequence ATGATCGAAGGTTTCAACCGCGGCGCGAGACTCAAGGTCGTGGGCGTGGGCGGCTGCGGCGGCAACGCCGTGAACACCATGATAGACGCCGGGCTCACGGGCGTGGAATTCGTGGCGGCCAATACCGACAGTCAGGCGCTGGCCAAGTCAGAGGCGCCGGTGAAACTCCAGCTCGGCGCATCCCTGACAAAGGGGCTCGGCGCCGGCGCCAACCCCGACATAGGACGCAACGCGGCCCTTGAGAGCAAAGAGCAGATAATGGAGGCCGTCGACGGCGCCGACATGGTCTTCATAACAGCAGGCATGGGCGGCGGCACGGGCACCGGCGGAGCACCCGTAGTCGCCGATGCGGCCAGGGAGACGGGCGCGCTCGTCGTGGCCGTCGTCACACGGCCCTTCGCCTTCGAGGGGACGAGGAAGATGCGGCAGGCCGAAGAGGGGCTCAAGCGCCTCGGCGACGTGGTAGACACGATCATCACCATCCCGAACCAGAGACTCCTCTCGGTCGCGGGCAAGAAGACCTCCTTCACCGAGGCCTTCAAGCTCGCCGACCAGGTGCTCCTGCACGCCGTGCGCGGCATCTCCGACGTCATCAACATCCACGGCCTCGTCAACGTCGACTTCGCCGACGTGCGCACCATCATGAGCGAGATGGGCCAGGCCATAATGGGCATAGGCACGGCGAGCGGAGAGAACAAGGCCCAGGAGGCGGCGCGCCGGGCCATCTCAAGCCCCCTGCTCGAGGACATATCCATAAACGGTGCAAGGGGCGTGCTCATAAACATCACCGGCTCCGCCGAGATGTCCATCCACGACATACACGAGGCCTCAACCCTCATCCACGACGAGGCCCACGACGACGCCCAGATAATCTTCGGGGCCGTCATCGACGAGAGCCTCGGCGAAGAGATCCGGGTAACGGTCATCGCCACCGGCTTCGGCCGGAACCAGCAGGAAGGCCTGCTCAGGGACAAGTTCCCCCAGGCGCTCGTCATAGGCGACGCCGACACCCCCGGACCCAAGCCCAAGAAGGCCGTCGTTGCCGACCGCAAGGTGGTCGAACCCCTGGCCGGCGGTGTCCGACCGGCCAGAAGGGTCGCCCGCAGCGTCACCTCCGGCGCCCTTCCGGCCGACATGGACCAGGCACAGCTCGAGGAGTATCTCGACACCCCCACTTTCATCAGAAAGGGCGCCGACTGA
- the ftsA gene encoding cell division protein FtsA has protein sequence MAKKENIVVGLDIGTTKVCAIVGEKTKDGIEIIGIGSHPSKGLRKGVVVNIESTVASIRKAVEEAELMAGCEINNVYVGIAGGHIRAFNSHGVIAVKDGEIGHTDIERVIEAAQAVAIPPDREVIHVIPQEYIIDDQEGIQEPLGMNGIRLEVKIHIVTAAVTSAQNIVKCANKAGLDVADIVLQQIASSEAVLSSDEKDLGVALVDVGGGTTDIAIYQGGMIKHTTVISLGGNQVTNDIAVGLRTPSAEAEKIKIKHGCAMVSMIDEDETIEVQSVGGRGPRKVTRTMLGEIIEPRMEELFELVNNEIVRSGYDGLISSGIVLTGGSAAIEGASELAEQVFGLPVRRAVPSGIEGLVDVVRSPAFSTGVGLVKYGIHHATQPRFHRGSKNIFYKLLHRMKGWMKDFF, from the coding sequence ATGGCGAAAAAAGAGAACATAGTCGTCGGTCTCGACATAGGAACGACCAAGGTGTGCGCCATCGTCGGCGAAAAGACCAAGGACGGCATCGAGATCATAGGCATCGGGAGCCATCCGTCCAAGGGCCTGCGCAAAGGCGTGGTCGTCAATATCGAGAGCACCGTGGCCTCCATACGCAAGGCCGTCGAAGAGGCCGAGCTCATGGCCGGCTGCGAGATAAACAACGTCTATGTCGGCATCGCGGGCGGCCACATAAGGGCCTTCAACAGCCACGGCGTCATAGCCGTCAAGGACGGCGAGATAGGCCACACCGACATAGAGCGCGTCATCGAGGCCGCCCAGGCCGTGGCCATCCCCCCGGACCGCGAGGTCATACACGTCATACCGCAGGAGTACATAATCGACGACCAGGAGGGCATACAGGAGCCACTGGGCATGAACGGCATAAGGCTCGAGGTGAAGATCCACATCGTCACCGCCGCCGTCACCTCGGCCCAGAACATAGTGAAGTGCGCCAACAAGGCGGGCCTCGACGTGGCCGACATCGTCCTCCAGCAGATAGCAAGCAGCGAGGCCGTGCTCAGCTCCGATGAAAAGGACCTCGGCGTGGCGCTCGTCGACGTGGGAGGAGGCACTACCGACATCGCCATCTACCAGGGCGGCATGATAAAGCACACGACCGTCATCTCGCTGGGCGGCAACCAGGTGACCAACGACATCGCCGTCGGCCTTCGCACCCCCAGCGCCGAGGCCGAGAAGATAAAGATAAAACACGGCTGCGCCATGGTCTCCATGATAGACGAGGACGAGACCATAGAGGTGCAGAGCGTGGGCGGCCGGGGCCCGCGCAAGGTGACGCGAACCATGCTCGGCGAGATCATCGAGCCCAGGATGGAGGAGCTCTTCGAGCTGGTCAACAACGAGATAGTCCGCTCCGGTTACGACGGACTCATAAGCTCCGGTATCGTGCTCACCGGCGGCAGCGCGGCCATAGAGGGGGCAAGTGAGCTCGCCGAGCAGGTCTTCGGCCTGCCCGTGCGCCGCGCCGTGCCCTCGGGCATCGAGGGGCTCGTCGACGTCGTGCGAAGCCCCGCCTTCTCCACAGGCGTCGGTCTCGTAAAATACGGCATACACCACGCCACCCAGCCCCGCTTCCACAGGGGAAGCAAGAACATATTCTACAAGCTCCTCCACAGGATGAAGGGCTGGATGAAGGACTTTTTTTGA